The following proteins are co-located in the Spinactinospora alkalitolerans genome:
- a CDS encoding amidohydrolase family protein, whose product MIIDAHTHVWPDRIAAKALAGRVPGMEALGDGTISGLRRSMDETGVDHCVAFGIADHARHVERANEFISSRATDRLTPFGTVHLDLSVEENMDSLARHGIKGVKLHPLFQRFALDDRRLWALFDAFGSDIAVIAHVGFGGEGSANDNSTPQMLADVVRNFPRLRLMACHFGGFRRLDEAERYVVGLPVVLETSWPPSLAEIPTERLRRIVRRHGPERMVFGSDWPMVDPAAEIEAIRRLELHEDDEAAILGGNLAEIIGVGG is encoded by the coding sequence ATGATCATCGACGCGCACACCCACGTCTGGCCCGACCGGATCGCCGCCAAGGCGCTGGCCGGGCGGGTCCCCGGCATGGAGGCGCTGGGCGACGGCACGATCAGCGGGCTCAGGCGGTCCATGGACGAGACCGGCGTCGACCACTGCGTCGCCTTCGGCATCGCCGACCACGCCCGCCACGTCGAACGCGCCAACGAGTTCATCTCCTCCCGGGCCACCGACCGGCTCACCCCGTTCGGCACCGTCCACCTCGACCTCTCGGTGGAGGAGAACATGGACTCGCTGGCGCGGCACGGGATCAAGGGGGTGAAGCTGCACCCGCTGTTCCAGCGGTTCGCCCTGGACGACCGGCGGCTGTGGGCCCTGTTCGACGCCTTCGGCTCCGACATCGCGGTCATCGCCCACGTCGGCTTCGGCGGGGAGGGCTCGGCCAACGACAACTCCACGCCGCAGATGCTCGCCGACGTGGTGCGCAACTTCCCGCGGCTGCGGTTGATGGCCTGCCACTTCGGCGGCTTCCGGCGGCTGGACGAGGCGGAGCGGTACGTGGTGGGGCTGCCCGTGGTTCTGGAGACCTCCTGGCCGCCGAGCCTGGCCGAGATCCCGACCGAGCGGCTGCGCAGGATCGTGCGGCGCCACGGGCCCGAGCGGATGGTCTTCGGCTCCGACTGGCCGATGGTCGACCCGGCCGCCGAGATCGAGGCGATCCGCCGGCTCGAACTGCACGAGGACGACGAGGCCGCGATCCTCGGCGGCAACCTCGCCGAGATCATCGGCGTCGGGGGCTGA
- a CDS encoding acyl-CoA dehydrogenase family protein, with protein MFDLPPDHQGIKDEAARLADSLRPIAARADEADRVDADVAAALRESGLCGLTVPLRHGGRHERVDPLAVTVARESLCAVSAHLDSLFALQGIGGHALAVSGNEALAAEWLPRVARLDAIAGLALTEPDAGSDLKNIGTRVRAKGGELVVSGHKTFISNGADADFFTVLCREDEGHSLVLVPAGLPGVTVRPSPQIMAPHVLGDIEFADVAVPESHRLSAPGGGFAPVLATLSTFRVSVAGAAVGLAQAALDEAVRHTREREQFGRPLIGIGAVGQMLALSWTEIEMARSLTYRAAWQAGRDARAALHLSSMAKVGATETAGRVVDRSVQAMGRFGLVRGSVIERLYRTARPMRVYEGGTEVILDSLAKTLAKGEA; from the coding sequence GTGTTCGATCTACCTCCGGACCACCAGGGCATCAAGGACGAGGCCGCGCGGCTGGCCGACTCCCTGCGCCCGATCGCCGCCCGGGCCGACGAGGCCGACCGGGTCGACGCGGACGTGGCCGCCGCGCTGCGCGAGAGCGGGCTGTGCGGGCTGACCGTCCCGCTGCGCCACGGCGGCCGCCACGAGCGCGTGGACCCGCTCGCCGTGACCGTCGCAAGGGAGTCGCTGTGCGCCGTCTCGGCGCACCTGGACTCGCTCTTCGCCCTCCAGGGCATCGGCGGCCACGCGCTGGCGGTGAGCGGCAACGAGGCCCTGGCCGCCGAATGGCTGCCCCGGGTCGCGCGCCTGGACGCGATCGCCGGGCTGGCGCTGACCGAGCCGGACGCCGGCTCCGACCTCAAGAACATCGGCACCCGGGTGCGGGCCAAGGGCGGCGAGCTCGTCGTCTCCGGGCACAAGACCTTCATCTCCAACGGCGCCGACGCCGACTTCTTCACCGTGCTCTGCCGCGAGGACGAGGGCCATTCCCTGGTGCTGGTCCCGGCCGGCCTGCCGGGGGTCACGGTGCGGCCCAGCCCGCAGATCATGGCCCCGCACGTGCTCGGCGACATCGAGTTCGCCGATGTCGCCGTCCCCGAGTCCCACCGCCTCAGCGCGCCCGGCGGCGGCTTCGCCCCGGTCCTGGCCACCCTGAGCACCTTCCGCGTCTCCGTGGCCGGTGCGGCGGTCGGCCTGGCCCAGGCCGCACTCGACGAGGCGGTCCGCCACACCCGCGAGCGCGAGCAGTTCGGCAGGCCGCTCATCGGGATCGGCGCCGTCGGACAGATGCTCGCCCTGTCCTGGACCGAGATCGAGATGGCCCGCTCGCTCACCTACCGGGCGGCCTGGCAGGCCGGCCGGGACGCCCGGGCGGCGCTGCACCTGTCCTCCATGGCCAAGGTCGGCGCCACCGAGACCGCCGGCAGGGTCGTCGACCGCAGCGTGCAGGCGATGGGCCGGTTCGGCCTCGTCCGGGGGTCGGTCATCGAGCGGCTCTACCGTACGGCGCGGCCCATGCGGGTCTACGAGGGCGGTACCGAGGTCATCCTCGACTCCCTCGCCAAGACCCTGGCCAAGGGGGAGGCCTGA
- a CDS encoding SDR family NAD(P)-dependent oxidoreductase yields the protein MTGELEGRVALVTGAGRGIGAAIARGFAERGALVVGAARSKDQLEELAAEDPEHIFAAAVDLRDEASLSGLVDLVVERHGRIDVLVNNAGVAPAADFVHEPVQQWRDTLAVNVIAPMALAQAAGRHFIAQGGGKIINIASTTGVRGKPGLVGYSASKGAVLRFTESLAAEWARHGVQVNCIAPGAFGTDAQRAVLESPDLLARRVRRIPARRMGEVSELVPLACLLAAPGSDFINGSVFVVDGGESGKL from the coding sequence ATGACCGGGGAGCTCGAAGGCAGGGTGGCGCTGGTCACCGGCGCGGGCCGGGGGATCGGGGCCGCGATCGCCCGCGGGTTCGCCGAGCGCGGGGCGCTCGTGGTCGGCGCGGCCCGCTCCAAGGACCAACTGGAGGAGCTGGCCGCCGAGGACCCCGAGCACATCTTCGCCGCCGCGGTGGACCTGCGCGACGAGGCGTCGCTGTCGGGCCTGGTCGACCTGGTCGTCGAGCGGCACGGCCGGATCGACGTCCTGGTCAACAACGCCGGCGTCGCCCCGGCGGCCGACTTCGTTCATGAGCCGGTCCAGCAGTGGCGCGACACCCTGGCGGTGAACGTGATCGCCCCGATGGCGCTGGCCCAGGCCGCCGGACGGCACTTCATCGCCCAGGGCGGCGGCAAGATCATCAACATCGCCTCGACCACCGGTGTGCGCGGCAAGCCCGGCCTGGTGGGCTACTCCGCCTCCAAGGGCGCGGTGCTGCGCTTCACCGAGTCGCTGGCCGCGGAGTGGGCGCGGCACGGCGTCCAGGTCAACTGCATCGCCCCCGGCGCGTTCGGAACCGACGCCCAGCGCGCGGTGCTGGAGTCCCCGGACCTGCTGGCCCGCCGGGTGCGCCGGATCCCGGCCAGGCGCATGGGCGAGGTCTCGGAACTGGTGCCGCTGGCCTGCCTGCTGGCCGCGCCGGGATCCGACTTCATCAACGGATCGGTCTTCGTCGTCGACGGCGGCGAGTCGGGAAAGCTGTGA